The following are from one region of the Petrotoga mobilis SJ95 genome:
- a CDS encoding carbohydrate ABC transporter permease, translated as MKPKTREAISGYLFASPVIIIVLLFVIYPIIMIFYYSFTNFNPLETQKFKAPLNPQEAIELHLGMFQTDVKSVDEIESWFDVLTFIQYDVGINLNEEQKEAILKYFDSQKLLEDFIEGKLDTTMTSSEFMTTYMKEEKDLFKKYKPQIVGLGNFQRMFNDDYVRISLFNTLLYTIIVVPIQTFLAVLLAVAANSKVKGVKFYKVVFFLPAITSSAAISMIFWLIYSKPGVLNRILVGLFGNFGYQPIDWLNNPNTALFSIMLMNIWSTAGYFMITFLAGLQDIPNSLYEAAEIDGASGGQKFWRITLPLLRPQILFVIVMGTIGCMQVFDQIYFLIENMRNITISFYIYKNAFEYGNMGYASSLALILFAIIMFITFLQRRYIPEEY; from the coding sequence GTGAAACCTAAAACTAGAGAAGCAATATCTGGGTATCTGTTCGCTTCTCCTGTTATAATTATAGTCTTATTATTTGTAATATATCCAATTATCATGATATTTTATTATAGTTTTACTAATTTTAATCCTTTAGAAACACAAAAATTCAAGGCACCGCTTAACCCACAAGAAGCCATTGAGCTTCATCTAGGTATGTTTCAGACAGATGTGAAATCTGTTGATGAAATAGAAAGCTGGTTTGACGTACTCACTTTTATCCAATACGACGTTGGCATTAATTTAAATGAGGAACAAAAAGAAGCGATATTGAAATATTTTGATAGTCAGAAACTTTTGGAAGATTTTATCGAAGGTAAATTAGATACAACTATGACAAGTTCTGAATTTATGACAACCTATATGAAAGAAGAAAAAGATCTATTTAAAAAATATAAACCCCAAATTGTCGGATTGGGAAATTTTCAGAGAATGTTTAATGATGATTATGTCAGAATATCTCTTTTTAATACATTATTGTATACTATTATCGTGGTTCCTATACAAACTTTTTTAGCTGTTTTGTTAGCAGTCGCAGCGAATTCAAAAGTTAAGGGTGTTAAATTTTACAAAGTTGTATTTTTTCTTCCAGCCATAACATCATCTGCTGCTATCTCTATGATTTTTTGGTTGATTTATTCTAAACCAGGAGTCTTAAATCGAATTCTTGTTGGACTTTTCGGCAATTTTGGATATCAACCGATAGATTGGCTTAATAACCCAAATACCGCATTATTTTCAATAATGCTCATGAACATATGGTCTACAGCTGGATATTTTATGATTACCTTTTTAGCAGGACTGCAAGACATTCCCAATTCATTATATGAAGCTGCAGAGATAGATGGTGCTTCTGGGGGACAGAAATTTTGGAGGATTACTCTACCTCTTTTAAGACCGCAGATATTGTTTGTTATAGTCATGGGAACTATTGGCTGTATGCAAGTGTTTGATCAGATCTATTTTTTAATCGAAAATATGAGAAATATCACGATCTCATTTTACATATATAAAAATGCTTTTGAATACGGAAATATGGGTTATGCTTCATCACTAGCATTGATACTTTTTGCGATCATTATGTTCATAACGTTTTTACAACGGAGATACATCCCTGAAGAATATTGA
- a CDS encoding glycoside hydrolase family 65 protein, whose amino-acid sequence MFYGREQILNLWEIVQDEYNPEENKKYETIFTLANGYRGLRGFNEFSSYGWKGNFIAGIYDKSEAEVQEIVNNPDPLTIKFYIDGKRINLDNHKIRNFKRFLDMRKAILKTNLEVELTSGEILTINVERFVSKNDVHRWATKYEIVPKNFSGKLIIENTIDGSITNSVHDPYKEVKHYNVLKMKDLEPGIFLKSSTKEKAIDVVEATTLRCYRNNNNLLRNRSFKILGDKVKELYEIFLEKDEVYTIYKYGVTYTTRDNISDVEKVSEEALVEFAFEGYEKELKKHCEEWEKIWDDIDIEIKGDEKAQLGIRFNVFQLTSCANKNDTSVSIAAKGLHGEGYKGHIFWDTEIFMVPFFIYSQPETAKSLLLYRYNTLNGARENAILNGYKGAQFPWESTDNGLETTPKWGKDYLGNPVRIWTGDEEIHITADIPFAYWEYFRATNDENFMFDYGAEIFFETAKFWESRLEYNEQKDRYEINNVIGPDEFHEHVNNNAYTNYLARWNLKKAYEISNLLKQKDFIKYDRLCNNLGLSEKDFKNWKEISEKIFIPKFDDTELIEQFEGYFKLKDYIINEWDKNKMPLWPKGVEINKLDKTQLVKQADVIMLLLLLEDEFDSSTKKLNYDYYEKRTMHKSSLSPSMYSIMGLKVGDHHNAYEYFMKTVMTDLEDNQGNTEFGLHAASTGGSWQSIVYGFGGLSVDESGVLNLNPWIPEKWEKLSFKIYWKGAKITISIFQDKVILESTHDLMVKVFSQDCELTSYKLFVFNTSNII is encoded by the coding sequence ATGTTTTATGGGAGGGAGCAAATTTTGAACCTTTGGGAAATTGTACAAGATGAATACAATCCAGAAGAAAACAAAAAATACGAGACTATTTTCACATTAGCAAACGGTTATCGAGGACTTAGAGGGTTCAATGAATTTTCAAGTTACGGTTGGAAAGGTAACTTTATTGCTGGTATATATGACAAATCAGAAGCAGAAGTACAGGAGATCGTGAATAATCCGGACCCTTTAACAATAAAATTCTATATCGATGGAAAAAGGATTAATTTAGATAATCACAAAATTAGAAATTTCAAAAGATTTCTTGATATGAGAAAAGCAATTTTAAAAACAAACTTAGAAGTTGAATTGACTTCTGGTGAAATATTAACGATCAACGTCGAAAGATTTGTCAGCAAGAATGATGTCCACAGATGGGCAACTAAATATGAAATAGTACCGAAGAATTTTTCAGGAAAACTTATAATCGAAAACACAATAGATGGATCAATTACAAATTCTGTTCACGATCCTTATAAAGAGGTAAAACATTATAATGTTCTAAAAATGAAAGATTTGGAGCCAGGTATATTTCTAAAATCTTCTACAAAAGAGAAAGCAATTGACGTAGTCGAAGCAACGACGTTGCGTTGCTATAGAAATAACAATAACCTTTTAAGAAATCGTTCTTTTAAAATTTTAGGTGATAAAGTAAAAGAACTTTATGAGATTTTTCTTGAAAAAGATGAAGTTTATACTATATATAAATACGGAGTAACTTACACAACGAGAGATAACATAAGTGATGTTGAAAAAGTATCAGAAGAAGCTTTAGTAGAATTTGCCTTTGAAGGTTATGAAAAAGAGTTAAAAAAACACTGTGAAGAATGGGAAAAGATTTGGGATGATATTGATATAGAAATAAAAGGTGATGAGAAAGCTCAGTTAGGCATTAGATTCAACGTTTTTCAGTTAACCTCATGTGCCAATAAAAATGATACTAGTGTTAGTATAGCCGCTAAAGGATTACACGGGGAAGGATATAAAGGGCACATATTTTGGGATACCGAAATATTTATGGTCCCGTTTTTTATATATTCTCAACCGGAAACAGCAAAATCGCTTCTACTATACAGATATAATACACTAAACGGAGCCAGGGAAAATGCCATTTTGAATGGATACAAAGGTGCCCAATTTCCATGGGAGTCGACAGATAATGGTTTAGAAACTACTCCAAAGTGGGGAAAAGATTATTTGGGTAATCCAGTGAGAATATGGACCGGTGATGAAGAAATACATATTACAGCAGATATTCCTTTTGCTTATTGGGAATATTTTCGAGCTACTAACGATGAGAACTTCATGTTTGATTATGGAGCAGAAATATTTTTTGAAACCGCAAAATTTTGGGAATCTCGATTAGAGTATAATGAGCAAAAAGACAGATATGAAATCAATAATGTTATAGGTCCTGATGAGTTTCATGAGCACGTAAATAACAATGCCTATACGAATTATCTAGCTAGGTGGAATTTAAAAAAAGCTTATGAGATTTCTAATTTACTTAAGCAAAAAGATTTTATAAAATATGACAGATTGTGTAATAATTTGGGTTTATCAGAAAAAGATTTCAAGAACTGGAAAGAAATTTCGGAAAAGATATTTATCCCAAAATTTGACGACACAGAACTTATAGAACAATTTGAGGGCTATTTTAAACTGAAGGACTATATTATCAATGAGTGGGACAAAAACAAAATGCCACTGTGGCCTAAAGGTGTAGAGATCAATAAATTAGATAAAACTCAACTTGTGAAACAGGCAGATGTGATAATGCTTTTATTGTTATTGGAAGATGAATTTGATAGTAGTACGAAAAAATTGAATTATGACTATTATGAGAAAAGGACTATGCATAAATCTTCTTTGAGTCCGTCTATGTATTCAATAATGGGTTTGAAAGTGGGAGATCATCACAATGCCTATGAATATTTTATGAAAACAGTGATGACTGATTTGGAAGATAATCAAGGAAACACGGAGTTTGGTTTACACGCTGCATCTACTGGAGGTTCATGGCAAAGCATTGTCTATGGTTTTGGGGGATTGAGTGTAGATGAGAGTGGAGTTTTGAATCTCAACCCTTGGATACCAGAAAAATGGGAGAAATTATCTTTCAAAATCTACTGGAAGGGAGCAAAGATAACAATCAGTATTTTTCAAGATAAAGTAATCTTGGAATCAACACATGATCTAATGGTAAAGGTTTTTTCTCAAGATTGCGAATTAACCAGTTACAAATTGTTTGTTTTTAATACTTCAAATATAATTTAA
- a CDS encoding carbohydrate ABC transporter permease gives MTEKKWKIARIISYIVLIVYTLISLFPFLWAALVSFVPMNYVDENGITKGTDVMSWPPKIRVFEWPPKAFGAPLTFENYAKVFEVVPLYSRWFLNTVLYAGFITIGNILIGTLGGYAFARLRFPLKEVWFALFLGTMMVPAQVTMIPQYTLMVNWDLVNTYYGMVFPKLANIFGLFLMRQFFMNFPKEMEEAARIDGAGIGGTFFRIVLPNARPAVGALAIYTFLGAWNDFQWPLIITSQKEMYTLTLGLNFFKTSYYTFWQYMMAATIIMTIPMIIIFLSFQKQFVETGRAAAVKG, from the coding sequence ATGACAGAGAAAAAATGGAAAATTGCAAGGATAATATCTTATATTGTTTTAATTGTCTACACTTTAATTTCTCTTTTTCCCTTTTTATGGGCAGCACTCGTATCGTTTGTACCTATGAATTATGTTGACGAAAACGGTATTACTAAAGGTACCGATGTAATGAGTTGGCCACCCAAGATACGAGTTTTTGAATGGCCACCTAAGGCTTTTGGTGCTCCTTTAACATTTGAAAACTATGCGAAGGTTTTTGAAGTAGTTCCGTTGTATTCGAGATGGTTTTTAAATACAGTTTTATACGCAGGGTTTATTACCATTGGGAACATTCTCATAGGTACCCTTGGAGGTTATGCTTTTGCGAGACTAAGATTTCCCTTAAAGGAAGTGTGGTTTGCTCTTTTTTTAGGGACCATGATGGTTCCAGCTCAAGTTACCATGATACCACAATATACTTTAATGGTAAATTGGGATTTAGTCAATACGTATTATGGAATGGTGTTTCCAAAATTAGCAAATATTTTTGGACTATTTTTGATGAGACAATTCTTTATGAATTTTCCAAAAGAGATGGAAGAAGCTGCACGAATAGATGGGGCTGGGATTGGAGGAACTTTTTTCAGAATAGTGTTACCCAATGCTAGGCCTGCTGTTGGGGCGTTAGCTATATATACTTTTTTAGGTGCTTGGAATGATTTTCAATGGCCTTTAATAATTACTTCTCAAAAAGAGATGTACACCTTAACCCTAGGATTAAATTTCTTTAAGACATCTTATTATACTTTCTGGCAGTACATGATGGCGGCAACTATCATAATGACAATTCCAATGATAATTATATTTCTTTCATTTCAAAAACAGTTTGTTGAAACAGGTAGAGCTGCTGCAGTTAAAGGTTAA
- a CDS encoding 2,3-bisphosphoglycerate-independent phosphoglycerate mutase, with protein sequence MNSVDRQQVIKDLVVKTDSKIVLLVMDGLGDLPKDGKTPLQAAYKPHMDALAKESDLGQSVPVLQGVTPGSGPGHLSLFGYDSLKYDIGRGILEALGLGIKVDKKDVVARGNFATIKDGIIVDRRAGRPSSEESKKIVEILSENIKKIDDVDITFYPGKEHRLVVKFTGDGLFDEVTDADPQREGSPMEWAKATNPDSEKMANIVNKLIKEIGEVLKDQPKMNFALLRGFSKHPLLPSFEENYKLKAAAIATYPMYKGLAKLVGMEVLEAGQTIEDEVETLKKVWNDYDFFYFHVKKTDSYGEDGNFEEKVKVIENTDKAVKEILNLKPDVLIITGDHSTPALLKAHSWHPVPVLLYSKYVRKGLSVSFDEYECAKGTLGTISALDIMPLALANALKLEKYGA encoded by the coding sequence GTGAACAGTGTAGATCGACAACAAGTTATAAAAGACTTAGTAGTTAAGACAGATTCAAAAATAGTATTACTCGTCATGGATGGATTGGGAGACCTGCCAAAAGATGGTAAAACTCCTCTTCAAGCGGCATACAAACCCCACATGGATGCTTTAGCGAAAGAAAGTGATTTAGGGCAAAGTGTACCTGTTCTACAAGGAGTCACTCCTGGCAGCGGTCCAGGGCATCTTTCCCTTTTTGGCTATGACTCATTAAAGTATGACATAGGAAGAGGTATATTGGAAGCCCTTGGATTAGGAATCAAAGTAGATAAAAAGGACGTTGTTGCAAGAGGTAATTTTGCAACAATAAAAGATGGAATAATAGTTGATAGAAGAGCTGGAAGGCCATCCAGTGAAGAATCAAAAAAAATTGTAGAAATTCTCTCTGAAAATATTAAAAAAATAGACGATGTTGATATAACTTTCTACCCAGGTAAAGAACATAGACTTGTAGTTAAATTTACAGGAGATGGCTTATTTGATGAAGTAACGGATGCTGATCCACAAAGAGAAGGATCACCAATGGAATGGGCTAAGGCAACTAATCCCGATTCAGAAAAAATGGCTAATATTGTCAACAAATTGATAAAAGAGATAGGGGAAGTCTTGAAAGATCAACCAAAAATGAATTTCGCACTATTACGAGGATTTTCCAAGCATCCTCTATTGCCATCTTTTGAAGAGAATTATAAATTGAAAGCCGCGGCTATTGCTACCTATCCTATGTATAAAGGGCTTGCCAAATTAGTAGGAATGGAAGTGCTAGAAGCAGGTCAAACAATAGAAGACGAGGTCGAAACACTGAAAAAAGTATGGAATGATTATGACTTCTTCTACTTTCATGTGAAAAAAACTGATTCCTATGGTGAAGACGGAAATTTCGAAGAAAAAGTGAAAGTTATCGAAAACACCGATAAAGCCGTGAAAGAAATTTTAAACCTGAAACCAGATGTTTTAATCATCACCGGAGACCATTCTACCCCTGCTTTACTAAAAGCACACAGCTGGCATCCTGTTCCTGTTTTGCTCTATTCAAAATATGTAAGAAAAGGATTGTCTGTTTCTTTTGATGAGTATGAATGCGCGAAGGGGACCCTTGGAACGATATCAGCCTTGGATATTATGCCGTTAGCTTTGGCAAATGCTTTAAAACTAGAAAAGTACGGAGCTTAA
- a CDS encoding LacI family DNA-binding transcriptional regulator: MALKIKDIAKMANVSVATVSRVLNNSDKVSLETKNKIIKIIQKYDYKPDRIATSLRSKKTGIYAVIFSVKGGKVLEDTYSTKFLKGVLNYFSSKGLKLIVDIHENGNVAEYYSNTIKSKIVDGFILLDIRKNDERVDLLNKEKFPYVVIGRNDENNFVYIDSDNVAGAYMAIKHLKQIKCKKILYISGNMGIPVSEQRLAGVKSAQKDLGVEVDVEFGDFDEEKTVEI; the protein is encoded by the coding sequence ATGGCTCTAAAAATAAAAGATATTGCTAAGATGGCAAATGTATCCGTAGCGACAGTTTCCAGGGTATTAAACAATTCTGATAAAGTAAGCCTTGAAACAAAAAACAAGATTATAAAAATAATTCAGAAATATGATTATAAACCAGACAGGATAGCGACTTCCTTAAGAAGCAAAAAAACGGGAATTTACGCGGTTATTTTTTCGGTGAAAGGTGGAAAGGTTTTAGAGGATACTTACTCCACAAAATTTTTAAAAGGTGTTTTAAATTACTTTTCTTCAAAAGGTCTTAAACTAATCGTAGATATCCATGAAAATGGCAACGTCGCTGAATATTATAGTAATACGATAAAAAGTAAGATTGTTGATGGTTTTATTCTATTAGACATCAGAAAAAATGATGAAAGGGTTGATCTTTTAAATAAAGAAAAATTTCCATATGTTGTTATAGGTAGAAATGATGAAAACAATTTTGTATACATAGATAGTGATAACGTAGCTGGAGCTTATATGGCTATCAAACATTTAAAACAGATAAAATGTAAAAAGATTCTTTATATTAGTGGTAATATGGGAATCCCTGTCTCAGAGCAAAGATTAGCCGGGGTAAAAAGTGCTCAAAAAGACCTAGGCGTTGAAGTAGATGTAGAATTCGGGGATTTTGATGAAGAAAAAACAGTCGAAATATAA
- a CDS encoding DUF4911 domain-containing protein gives MEKEKLHLEYDIYIDIAKEDIHLLIYLVEAEAHIMNVRKKQENGYFKIIVPAGLVDEALTLLNSLKNSDIKVEVVSIEPHNGII, from the coding sequence ATGGAGAAAGAAAAATTGCATCTTGAATACGATATTTACATAGACATTGCAAAAGAAGATATTCACCTTTTAATTTATCTGGTCGAAGCTGAAGCACACATAATGAACGTTAGAAAAAAACAAGAGAATGGGTATTTTAAAATAATAGTACCAGCAGGCTTGGTTGATGAAGCATTAACTTTACTCAACTCTTTGAAAAATTCCGACATAAAAGTGGAGGTTGTAAGTATTGAACCGCACAATGGGATTATTTAA
- a CDS encoding ABC transporter substrate-binding protein, with protein sequence MRKLALFVLMVLLVGSSFSAVTITITGWPGNPAEESAINEIVQKFNSSHQDIQVRWDPIAGDYKQTLMTRLSGGQGPDLFYVDVYVFEELARANVLQPLDLYIQRDNFDIDDFYPNLVDAFTFNNRIYGIAKDYSTLALFYNEEIFDEYGVPYPTNDDTWFDLLYKAALLKERGFDAPLSLAADFNRLIPFIHSFGGSLVKEDLSTALTEKEAVAAMKFYTELATNYDLAYLPSTLGAGWLGDAFAKEMTAMVMEGPWALGYIRESFPNVEEKTGIVEIPSLVEESTMIYTVAWGMNRQSPHKDEAWEVLKFLVTEGQEIFVEKAGVLGSRQSVAAEDTDPMKKVFYDSVEFGYPWRVPTPTGIFAKANDYLNSLLNDLFAGRITIEEAVNSIEKNYNSWVTQ encoded by the coding sequence ATGAGAAAGTTAGCTTTATTTGTTCTAATGGTTTTGTTAGTTGGTTCATCTTTTTCCGCAGTAACTATTACTATCACTGGATGGCCTGGAAACCCTGCTGAAGAATCAGCTATAAACGAGATTGTTCAGAAATTTAACTCTTCGCATCAAGATATCCAAGTCAGATGGGATCCCATTGCAGGAGATTATAAACAAACTCTTATGACTAGGTTATCTGGGGGTCAAGGACCTGATCTGTTCTATGTAGATGTGTATGTTTTCGAAGAACTTGCTAGAGCCAATGTTTTGCAACCTTTAGATCTATACATACAAAGAGATAACTTTGATATCGACGACTTCTATCCTAACTTGGTAGATGCATTCACGTTTAACAACAGAATATACGGAATAGCTAAAGATTACTCAACTCTTGCGCTTTTCTACAACGAAGAGATTTTTGATGAATATGGTGTTCCATATCCTACTAACGATGATACATGGTTTGATTTGTTGTACAAAGCGGCCTTGTTGAAAGAAAGAGGATTTGATGCACCTTTGTCTTTGGCAGCAGATTTTAACAGATTGATTCCATTTATTCATAGTTTTGGTGGAAGTTTGGTGAAAGAAGATTTATCAACTGCTTTAACCGAAAAAGAAGCGGTTGCTGCCATGAAGTTTTATACTGAACTAGCTACAAACTACGATTTAGCTTATTTACCTTCCACGTTGGGTGCAGGATGGCTCGGAGATGCGTTTGCTAAAGAGATGACTGCTATGGTTATGGAAGGTCCTTGGGCTTTGGGATATATAAGAGAATCTTTCCCAAATGTTGAAGAAAAGACAGGTATAGTTGAAATACCAAGTCTTGTTGAGGAATCCACTATGATATATACCGTTGCTTGGGGTATGAATAGACAATCCCCACATAAGGATGAAGCATGGGAGGTTTTAAAATTCTTAGTAACTGAAGGACAAGAAATTTTCGTTGAAAAGGCAGGAGTTCTTGGTTCAAGGCAAAGTGTTGCCGCTGAAGATACAGATCCTATGAAGAAAGTATTCTATGATTCAGTTGAATTTGGTTACCCATGGAGAGTTCCTACTCCTACCGGGATATTTGCCAAAGCAAACGATTATTTGAACTCTTTACTGAATGATCTTTTTGCAGGAAGAATTACAATTGAAGAAGCTGTAAATTCTATCGAAAAGAATTATAATTCTTGGGTGACTCAATAG
- the pgmB gene encoding beta-phosphoglucomutase, which yields MIKACIFDLDGVIVDTAKYHYMAWKKLADQLNIPFNEKDNERLKGVSRMKSLEIILDLGNLNLSLEEKEELAQKKNNWYVEYISKMDKSELLPGVEKFIKILKSKGIKIAIASASKNTKLILERLNFEDVFDAVIDGTMISNAKPNPEIFLTASNYLSLKPEECVVFEDAVAGIQAAKRAGMKVIGVGEEEVLKGADKVIKNFENINLTLIESI from the coding sequence GTGATAAAAGCCTGCATTTTCGATTTAGATGGAGTAATAGTCGATACAGCAAAATATCATTATATGGCATGGAAGAAACTTGCAGACCAGTTGAATATACCTTTTAATGAAAAAGATAACGAAAGGTTAAAAGGTGTTAGTAGGATGAAAAGTTTGGAGATTATATTAGATTTGGGAAATTTAAATCTTAGTCTAGAAGAAAAAGAAGAGTTGGCACAAAAGAAAAATAATTGGTACGTTGAGTACATAAGTAAGATGGACAAAAGTGAATTACTTCCTGGTGTAGAGAAATTTATAAAAATTTTGAAAAGCAAAGGTATTAAGATCGCAATTGCATCAGCAAGCAAAAACACAAAATTAATTTTAGAGCGATTAAATTTTGAAGACGTCTTCGACGCGGTTATAGATGGAACAATGATAAGTAATGCAAAACCTAATCCGGAAATCTTTTTAACAGCATCTAATTATTTAAGTTTAAAACCAGAAGAATGTGTCGTTTTTGAAGATGCTGTAGCAGGGATACAAGCTGCGAAAAGAGCCGGAATGAAAGTTATTGGTGTGGGAGAAGAAGAAGTATTGAAAGGTGCGGATAAAGTAATTAAGAATTTTGAAAACATTAATTTAACGTTAATTGAATCTATTTAA
- a CDS encoding YqeG family HAD IIIA-type phosphatase — MNRTMGLFKYIPIPREYSPDIYSIDYEKLKKLGFNTILMDYDFTITVWRDDNIPDKTLNLLNKLINDDFKVAIVTNAKREKVKRIEKLTNGKVKVHTSMKKPNPKKLKSVLEELGSKESETVIIGDLFITDISAGNRLGLYTILINPYTYGLENKFKQFMAGFTKFAYNVFFYTIGWFFRAIDLVGPNEFEKSVFDIDYLHLKDKGYKILIFDFDNTLNEWHSDYLQPEVIDLFLKLKDLGFYILIASNSSKKRFMNLYIQLNELGVDLLTSAMKPLRFKIRKKIKFHGYKPGEGVVIGDQLFTDVALGNALGFYTIKVKPLSKKEGLWTRFMRFFEKIALKWIRKKPTLIKNE; from the coding sequence TTGAACCGCACAATGGGATTATTTAAGTACATTCCAATACCTAGAGAATATAGTCCTGATATATACTCTATTGATTATGAAAAATTAAAAAAACTTGGTTTCAATACTATTCTTATGGATTATGATTTTACTATTACTGTATGGAGAGATGACAATATTCCTGATAAAACATTAAACCTTTTAAACAAATTAATAAACGATGATTTTAAAGTTGCAATAGTTACCAATGCCAAAAGGGAAAAGGTAAAAAGAATTGAAAAACTGACTAACGGGAAGGTAAAAGTACATACAAGTATGAAAAAGCCTAATCCTAAAAAATTGAAATCCGTTTTAGAAGAGCTCGGTTCAAAAGAGTCAGAAACTGTTATTATAGGTGATCTTTTTATCACAGATATTAGCGCAGGAAATCGTCTGGGGTTGTATACGATTTTGATAAATCCGTATACCTATGGACTCGAAAATAAGTTTAAACAGTTTATGGCTGGATTCACGAAATTTGCTTACAACGTGTTTTTTTATACTATAGGTTGGTTTTTTAGAGCTATTGATTTAGTAGGTCCAAATGAATTTGAAAAAAGTGTATTTGATATTGATTATTTGCACCTCAAAGATAAGGGGTATAAAATTTTAATTTTTGATTTCGATAATACCCTCAATGAATGGCATAGTGATTATTTACAACCAGAAGTCATCGATCTTTTTTTAAAATTAAAAGATCTCGGATTCTATATATTAATAGCAAGTAATAGCTCAAAAAAGCGTTTTATGAATTTATATATACAATTAAATGAGTTAGGAGTAGATTTATTGACTTCTGCAATGAAGCCATTAAGATTTAAAATCAGAAAAAAAATAAAGTTTCATGGTTACAAACCTGGGGAAGGCGTGGTGATTGGAGATCAACTTTTCACTGATGTTGCGCTAGGGAATGCCTTAGGATTTTACACGATAAAAGTTAAGCCTCTATCTAAAAAAGAAGGACTATGGACTAGATTTATGAGATTTTTTGAAAAAATAGCTTTGAAATGGATAAGAAAAAAGCCAACTTTGATAAAGAACGAATAG
- a CDS encoding substrate-binding domain-containing protein produces MLKKGFEYDGIFCASDIMAYAAMKFLRGLNIEVPIVGYDNIPLSEFVGLSTIDQNIIKIGYSAAQAVDNIANGKDTISMVVPSKLIKRQSTLSFIQKHI; encoded by the coding sequence ATTCTAAAAAAAGGATTTGAATATGATGGAATATTTTGTGCCTCAGATATTATGGCTTATGCAGCTATGAAATTTTTGAGGGGGTTGAATATAGAAGTACCAATAGTTGGATACGATAATATTCCCCTTTCCGAATTTGTAGGTTTAAGTACCATCGACCAGAACATTATAAAAATAGGATACAGTGCTGCGCAAGCTGTAGATAACATAGCAAATGGGAAAGATACAATTTCTATGGTTGTTCCTTCAAAATTAATTAAGAGACAAAGCACATTGAGTTTTATTCAGAAGCATATTTAG